In the Gemmatimonadaceae bacterium genome, TCGCCGCATTGCGTCATGAGCAGGACCTCGACCTGCAGGCATTTGGCGTGGACTTTGACACGTACTATCTCGAAAGCTCCCTGTATGCGGACGGTCGCGTCGACAAGACGGTGAATGCCTTGCAGGCGTCGGGTTTCAGCTACGAGGAAGATGGGGCGTTGTTTCTGCGCACCACGGCGTTCGGCGATGACAAGGATCGCGTGATGAGGAAGAGCGCGGCCAAGGGTGGCGACTATACCTACTTCGTGCCCGACGTGGCGTATCACGTCACCAAGTGGGAACGTGGCTACCACCGGGCCATCAATGTGCAGGGTGCGGATCACCACAGCACCACCACGCGCGTGCGCGCCGGACTGCAGGCGTTGCGCATGGGCATCCCGGCCGGATATCCCGACTATGTGCTCCACCAGATGGTGACCGTGATGAAAGGCGGCGAGGAGATGAAGATCTCCAAGCGCGCTGGCGCGTACGTCACCGTGCGCGATCTCATTGACGAGGTGGGCCGCGATGCCGTGCGGTATTTCTACCTGATGCGCCGCGGTGATTCACAACTGGTGTTCGATATCGATCTGGCGCGCAGTCAGTCCGAGGAGAATCCGGTCTACTACGTGCAAATGGCCCATGCGCGCATGTGCGGCATCTTTCGCGTCGGCGAGATCAATGCGGCGACAGTCAGCGCGGAGGGCGTCGACCTCGCAGTGCTCGCCGAGCCGGCCGAACAGGAGCTCATCAAGCAGTTGCTGGATTTCCCGTCGATGGTGCTGGCCGCCGCCGAGCAGCTCGAACCGCATCGCATGGCCGCGTGGTTGCTGGAAACCGCGCGCGCGGCGCACACCTGGTATCACAAGCACCACGTCCTCGGCGAGCCCGAGGCCATTACGCGTGCACGCCTCGTGTTGGCGCGCGCCACGCAGCTGGGTCTTGCCGCCGGGCTGCGGATTCTCGGACTTTCCGCGCCGGAGCGCATGTGAGCATGGGTGACGCCAACACCGTCCTGGTGGTCGGGTCCGTCGCACTCGACTCGGTTGAAACCCCCTTCGGACGTGCCGATGACGTCCTCGGCGGATCCGGAACATTCTTTTCGTCGGCGGCCTCGCATTTCGCACCGGTGCAGCTGGTGGGTGTGGTGGGCGACGACTATCCCATCGACCAACTCAACGTCCTCGGCGAGCGTGGTGTCGATCTGTCGGGCGTCGAGCATGCGGCCGGGTCGAGCTTTCGGTGGCGTGGTCGGTACCGGCACGATCTCAATTCCGCCGAGACGCTGGAGACGCATCTGGGCGTGTTTTCGCATTTCCGCCCCAAAATTCCGGAACAGTTTCGCCGCGCGCCGTTCGTCTTCCTCGCGAATATCGACCCGCGTCTCCAACTGCAGGTGCTGGAACAGGTGGAGAGGCCTCGACTCGTGGCGTGCGATACGATGAACTTCTGGATTGAGTCGCGCCGTCCGGAACTCATTGAATTGCTGGGACATGTCGACCTTATCACGCTCAACGATGGCGAGGCGCGTCAACTCACCGGGCTGACCAATCTGGTACAGGCGGCGCGCTGGATTCTCGAAAAGGGCCCGAGGCATGTGCTCATCAAGAAGGGCGAGCACGGGGCGTTCATGTTCACGAACGACAGCGTGTTCTTTGCGCCGGCGTATCCGCTCGAATCGGTATTCGACCCGACGGGAGCCGGCGACTCCTTCGCCGGCGGGTTCATCGGGTACCTGGCCATGACGGGCGATCTCAGCGATCGCTCCATGCGGCGCGCCGTTGTCGTTGGATCGGCCATGGGTTCGTTTGCCGTCGAGCAGTTTTCCAACACGCGCCTGCTGCAGATCACGCGCGCGGACATTGATGCACGAGTGCAGGAGTTCCGGCAGTTGGTGGCCTTCGACGCGGATCTCGAGACGTGACGGGCGCTCAGGGACAACCGCTCGACTATCGCTCGGCCGGCGTCGACATCGAGGCGGCGGACGACGCCAAGCATCGGCTCGCCAGGCTGGTGCAGTCCACGATGACCTCGGGCGCACGCGGTGTCTTTGGCGGATTCGGCGGCATGTTTCGCGTGCCGGAAGGCTTCCGGGCGCCGCTGCTCGTTGCCAGTGCCGACGGCGTCGGAACGAAAATCAAGCTGGCCATCGAAAGCGAGCGCCATGACACGATAGGGCATTGCCTGGTCAACCACTGCACGAATGACATCCTGGTGCAGGGCGCCGTGCCGCTCTTCTTTCTGGACTATGTGGCCTTCGGAAAACTGGAGCCGCCAGTGGTGGAGGGGGTGGTGGCCGGTGTCGCCGCCGGGTGTCGCGAGAACGGTTGTGCCTTGATCGGCGGTGAAACGGCGGAAATGCCCGGCGTATACACGCCACCGGACTACGACCTGGCTGGCTTCATTGTGGGCATCGTCGAGGAAGACGCGGTCCTGGGCAGCGCGCGCGTGCAACCTGACGATGTCATGGTGGCCCTCGCCAGTGACGGCCTCCACACCAATGGCTACTCCTTGGCCCGCCGCATCATCAGCGAGCGCCTGCAACTCGGTCCCAACGATCCATTTCCTGAAGCCGATGGGGCAAGTGTCGCGGACATTATGCTCAAGGTGCATCGGTCATACCTCGCATGCCTCAAACCGGTGCTAAGCCATATTCACGCGATGGCGCACATCACGGGTGGCGGCTTGCCGGGCAATCTCAATCGGGCGCTGCCGGACACGCTGGACGCTGATGTGATCACCAACACATGGACCATCCCTTCGTGGTTCCGGGTACTTGAGGAGGCGGGCGCCGTTCCGCGACTTGAGATGTACCGGGCTTTCAACATGGGAGTGGGAATGGTCGTGATTACGTCGCCGGAAAAGGCGCGCTTGGTGATGCAGCAGGCCGAAGCGCACGAAATTGCAGCCTGGGAGCTGGGACGCCTGGTGCCGGGTACCGGCAAGGTGCGGTTCGACGGCGTACTCGCGTGAGCAGGCGTTGGGCCTTGTGCGCCCAGCGGTTCGGCATCGCGTTCGGTGTGGCCGTCAGCGTCGCCGAGATCGCCCACGCGCAGGGCATCTCCCCGACTTGCACGGTAACGCCGACGGCGGCAGGCAGCGCCGCCGACGTGTGCCGAAAGGCGTCGGACCTGTTCGCCTTCGTCGTGCCGCAGGTTGGCGTGGCCCTCGCCGGCGGCAATCACGTATTGGGAGAGGGCGGGACACTCGGCGGGTGGGGCAAGCGCACCGTCACGTTGCGCGTGACAGCGGTAGATGGACGGCTGCCGAAGAACACCGTGCCGTTGACGCTCAGTCGCTCGGCGGCCGTTGCTGATGATTTTGGCGCGGATCGCGTGCCGGTGCCGATGCCGTCGCTCGACGCAGCCATCGGCCTGCTGGCCGGACTTCCAATGGGTGTCACCAACGTCGGGGGCGTGGACGTGCTCCTTGGCGTGATCGGCTCGTCAGCGATTTCCTCGGGCAAGTTCGGATTGAAGCCACAGGGTTCTCGTGTCGCCTTGTCGTACGGCGTGCGCGTTGGAGCATTGCAGGAATCGTCGTTCGTGCCGGGACTCAGCGTCAGTTGGGTGCGACGAAAGGTCCCAACGCTCGATCTCGACTACACGCCCGCCAACGACACCCTGCTGGTGCGAAACATGTCGCTCACCGCGAACACCCTGCGCATCGTCGCCAGCAAGCGCTTCGTGCTGTTCGGGGTGGCAGCCGGGGTGGGGCGCGATGAGATCCAAGGCGTGAGCGGATTGCAGGCGGTGGTCAATGAAGCCGTGTTGGGGACACCGACGCGCGCCACGATCACATTCCCGACGCTCAAAGAGACGGTCAGGCGCAACACCGCATTCGTGAACGCGTCGTTCGGTGTGCCGCTGGCGCGTCTGGTGGCGGAGTACGGCCGATCCAGTGCGGGAACGCTGCGCGAGACGCTGAATGCATTCGGCGGACGCCGAGCCAACGAGACGTACGCCTACGGTTCCGTCGGCGTCACCGTCCGGTTCTGATCCAATCGTGACAGATGCGCGTGACGACGACACGCGATACATGCAACGGGCGCTTGCACTGGCCGAGCGCGGGGCGGGGCAGGTCGCGCCCAACCCGCTGGTTGGCGCGGTGGTCGTGCGGGATGGCACCATTGTCGGAGAAGGATGGCACGCGCGATTCGGCGGTGATCATGCCGAGGTGATGGCATTGCGCGCGGCAGGCGCATCGGCGCGCGGCGCCACCATCTATGTCACGCTGGAACCCTGCGATCATGTCGGGAAGACGCCGCCGTGCACGCGCGCGGTGCGTGACGCTGGCGTTGTGCGCGTCGTGTATGCCGTGCCCGACCCCAACCCCATCGCGGCGGGCGGCGGCGCGCACCTTCGTGCAGATGGCGTGCACGTCACGTCGAGCGTGTGCGAGCGCGAAGCGCGGGATCTCAACGCGGTCTTTCTGTTCGCGGTGCGTGAAGGGTCGCGTCCCTTCGTCACCCTGAAACTCGCAGTGTCGATCGATGGGGCCCTCGTGGATGCCAGCCGGGCGCGCGGGTGGTTGACCGGTCCCGATGCGCGACGGGCCGTCCACGCGTTGCGTGCGCAGTCCGATGCGACGGCCGTCGGGATCGGCACCGTGCTTTCGGACAATCCGGCACTCACCGTGCGCGATGTCCCGGCACCGCGCCTCACGCCGCGACGGGTGGTGTTCGATCGGCGCGCCCGACTGCCGCTGGACTCGCTGTTGGTCCGGACCGCACGGGAGGTCCCGGTCATGGTGGTCACCGATGGGAGTCGGCCCGATGCCGAAACGGCCCTGCGCTCGGCCGGCGTAGAGGTCCTGCAGGCGACCACCCTCTCGGACGCACTGCGACAGCTGCGGGCGGGCGGTGTCGAGCATCTGCTGGTGGAGGGCGGAGCGACGCTGGCCTCGGCGATGATGGCCGCCGGTCAGGTCGACCGACTGATTACTTTTCAGGGACCGGTCATTCTGGGGGCGGGGGCGTTGGCGGCATTTGCGACGTTGCCATCGCGGCCTGCC is a window encoding:
- the ribD gene encoding bifunctional diaminohydroxyphosphoribosylaminopyrimidine deaminase/5-amino-6-(5-phosphoribosylamino)uracil reductase RibD, with protein sequence MTDARDDDTRYMQRALALAERGAGQVAPNPLVGAVVVRDGTIVGEGWHARFGGDHAEVMALRAAGASARGATIYVTLEPCDHVGKTPPCTRAVRDAGVVRVVYAVPDPNPIAAGGGAHLRADGVHVTSSVCEREARDLNAVFLFAVREGSRPFVTLKLAVSIDGALVDASRARGWLTGPDARRAVHALRAQSDATAVGIGTVLSDNPALTVRDVPAPRLTPRRVVFDRRARLPLDSLLVRTAREVPVMVVTDGSRPDAETALRSAGVEVLQATTLSDALRQLRAGGVEHLLVEGGATLASAMMAAGQVDRLITFQGPVILGAGALAAFATLPSRPAETAPRFRVIARREYGADLMTSYAVSGD
- a CDS encoding arginine--tRNA ligase; the protein is MNQAEALRAEIARAARALGAPDDIAPVLERPRDPAHGDWSTNIAMLLAKSLGRKPREIAEALVSSMDMATVGVSSTDIAGPGFLNFRLDAGYLAKGLLPILANPEGWGHADVGHGARVVVEFVSANPTGPLHVGHGRQAALGDAISTLLEWTGWNVDREFYYNDAGTQIANLARSTQARVRELSGQPLDIPEGGYHGEYIREIAQAYVQQHPADAAGNDLEAMRAFAVAALRHEQDLDLQAFGVDFDTYYLESSLYADGRVDKTVNALQASGFSYEEDGALFLRTTAFGDDKDRVMRKSAAKGGDYTYFVPDVAYHVTKWERGYHRAINVQGADHHSTTTRVRAGLQALRMGIPAGYPDYVLHQMVTVMKGGEEMKISKRAGAYVTVRDLIDEVGRDAVRYFYLMRRGDSQLVFDIDLARSQSEENPVYYVQMAHARMCGIFRVGEINAATVSAEGVDLAVLAEPAEQELIKQLLDFPSMVLAAAEQLEPHRMAAWLLETARAAHTWYHKHHVLGEPEAITRARLVLARATQLGLAAGLRILGLSAPERM
- a CDS encoding phosphoribosylformylglycinamidine cyclo-ligase, which produces MTGAQGQPLDYRSAGVDIEAADDAKHRLARLVQSTMTSGARGVFGGFGGMFRVPEGFRAPLLVASADGVGTKIKLAIESERHDTIGHCLVNHCTNDILVQGAVPLFFLDYVAFGKLEPPVVEGVVAGVAAGCRENGCALIGGETAEMPGVYTPPDYDLAGFIVGIVEEDAVLGSARVQPDDVMVALASDGLHTNGYSLARRIISERLQLGPNDPFPEADGASVADIMLKVHRSYLACLKPVLSHIHAMAHITGGGLPGNLNRALPDTLDADVITNTWTIPSWFRVLEEAGAVPRLEMYRAFNMGVGMVVITSPEKARLVMQQAEAHEIAAWELGRLVPGTGKVRFDGVLA
- a CDS encoding sugar kinase encodes the protein MGDANTVLVVGSVALDSVETPFGRADDVLGGSGTFFSSAASHFAPVQLVGVVGDDYPIDQLNVLGERGVDLSGVEHAAGSSFRWRGRYRHDLNSAETLETHLGVFSHFRPKIPEQFRRAPFVFLANIDPRLQLQVLEQVERPRLVACDTMNFWIESRRPELIELLGHVDLITLNDGEARQLTGLTNLVQAARWILEKGPRHVLIKKGEHGAFMFTNDSVFFAPAYPLESVFDPTGAGDSFAGGFIGYLAMTGDLSDRSMRRAVVVGSAMGSFAVEQFSNTRLLQITRADIDARVQEFRQLVAFDADLET